One Paraburkholderia flagellata genomic window carries:
- a CDS encoding NAD(P)/FAD-dependent oxidoreductase, with protein MTDRADVIVIGGGIIGTSTAFFLSRRKRSVILIERGLTGQQASGVNFGGVRRQGRALSQLAMSNRALDIWYRAQSLLGEDVEFLPSGHTRVCYHAHDAEYFHRYAEQARAYGLDLEVLEGAAMFKRFPFLGREVLAASISPRDGHANPRLAAPAFGRAAARLGANLVENTEIVRVEREAGGFRVESATGAVWRAEQLLICAGAWAGALSGQFGEPVPLVARGPQMAVTEPVPYRFTHSMGVYTSNKAESVYFRQIPRGNLVLGGGPPGPADTGTRRAGVLPGNTVQQIAQFRRLVPALAPLHVIRVWSGVESYLPDSEPVIGPSSTTQGLFYAFGFSGSGFQIGPGVGETLAELLDAGATDMPLEPFSIARFGRTASAVSAHASTASEA; from the coding sequence ATGACGGATCGCGCCGACGTGATCGTGATTGGCGGCGGCATCATCGGGACGTCCACGGCGTTCTTTCTTAGCCGCCGCAAGCGCTCAGTGATCCTGATCGAACGCGGGCTGACGGGCCAGCAGGCAAGCGGCGTGAACTTCGGCGGCGTGCGCCGCCAGGGCCGCGCGCTCTCGCAGCTCGCCATGTCCAATCGCGCGCTCGATATCTGGTATCGCGCGCAGTCGCTGCTCGGCGAAGATGTCGAGTTTCTGCCTTCGGGCCACACGCGCGTGTGCTACCACGCGCACGACGCCGAGTACTTTCATCGCTACGCTGAGCAAGCGCGCGCGTATGGGCTCGATCTCGAAGTGCTCGAAGGCGCGGCGATGTTCAAGCGCTTCCCGTTCCTGGGTCGCGAGGTGCTGGCCGCCTCCATCTCGCCGCGTGACGGCCACGCGAATCCGCGTCTGGCCGCCCCGGCCTTCGGCCGTGCTGCCGCGCGGCTCGGCGCGAATCTCGTCGAGAACACCGAGATCGTGCGCGTGGAAAGGGAGGCGGGCGGCTTTCGCGTGGAGAGTGCGACGGGGGCCGTGTGGCGCGCGGAGCAACTGCTTATTTGCGCCGGTGCATGGGCCGGGGCGCTCTCCGGGCAGTTCGGCGAGCCGGTGCCGCTCGTCGCGCGCGGCCCGCAGATGGCCGTGACCGAACCCGTGCCATACCGCTTCACGCATTCGATGGGTGTCTACACGTCGAACAAGGCAGAAAGCGTGTACTTCCGGCAGATTCCACGCGGCAACCTCGTGCTGGGCGGTGGTCCCCCGGGTCCCGCCGACACAGGCACGCGCCGCGCTGGCGTGCTGCCTGGCAACACCGTGCAGCAGATCGCGCAGTTCCGCCGCCTGGTTCCCGCGCTCGCGCCGCTGCACGTGATCCGCGTGTGGAGCGGCGTGGAAAGCTACCTGCCGGATTCGGAGCCGGTGATCGGCCCGAGTTCGACAACTCAGGGCCTTTTCTATGCGTTCGGCTTCAGCGGTTCGGGCTTCCAGATCGGGCCCGGCGTGGGCGAAACGCTCGCGGAACTGCTCGACGCCGGCGCAACCGACATGCCGCTCGAACCGTTTTCGATTGCGCGCTTCGGGCGCACGGCATCCGCCGTGAGCGCTCACGCTTCGACCGCGAGCGAGGCTTGA
- a CDS encoding helix-turn-helix domain-containing protein, giving the protein MHTVHATVTPLRDALAYIEANFDKSVSLAELAEVSALSVSRFATVFRQQVGLSPYKYLCEVRVRRAQLLLLAGVPGAVVATEVGFFDQSHLARHFKRFCGVTPSAFLQQARALEAA; this is encoded by the coding sequence ATGCATACCGTCCACGCGACAGTGACTCCGCTTCGCGACGCGCTGGCCTATATCGAAGCGAACTTCGATAAATCAGTGAGCCTCGCGGAGTTGGCCGAGGTGTCCGCGCTCAGCGTGTCGCGCTTCGCCACCGTGTTTCGTCAGCAGGTCGGACTTTCGCCATACAAGTATCTGTGCGAAGTGCGCGTGCGCCGCGCACAGCTATTGCTGCTGGCGGGCGTGCCCGGTGCCGTGGTGGCGACAGAGGTCGGCTTTTTCGACCAGAGTCATCTGGCGCGGCATTTCAAGCGCTTTTGCGGCGTGACGCCCAGCGCCTTCCTGCAGCAGGCGAGGGCGCTCGAAGCGGCCTGA
- a CDS encoding (2Fe-2S)-binding protein, whose product MSARFVRVAEAGRPTFDIEIDGRVAQAAEGDTLMVALLATQDALRDCEFDDGRRAGFCLMGACQDCWVWTAQGERLRACTTLAAPGMSIVTRNALAGEGVWPHA is encoded by the coding sequence ATGAGCGCACGCTTCGTGAGAGTCGCGGAAGCGGGCCGTCCGACCTTCGACATCGAAATCGACGGCCGTGTGGCGCAGGCCGCCGAGGGCGACACGCTGATGGTCGCGCTGCTCGCCACGCAGGACGCGCTGCGCGACTGCGAGTTCGACGACGGGAGGCGCGCCGGTTTCTGCCTGATGGGCGCCTGCCAGGACTGCTGGGTGTGGACCGCACAGGGCGAGCGGCTGCGCGCCTGCACGACGCTAGCGGCGCCGGGCATGTCGATCGTCACGCGCAACGCGCTTGCCGGGGAGGGCGTATGGCCGCACGCATAG
- a CDS encoding ABC transporter permease, which translates to MKAHAQRLIAARLGLALLTLLIVSAIVFGLTGLLPGDAAQQALGQAATPEQVAALRHQFGLDQSALTRYFHWLLQAVTGNFGTSVSNSQPVSALIATRLPNSLVLAGLTTLVSVPLALAIGIFSAVFRGSLLDRALNVLTLCAVAVPEFLVATIAVLIFAVKLRWLPALSYLSEVDSFGTLLRIYAMPVMTLCCVIVAQMARMTRAAVLDQLGAPYVEMARLKGASPARIVLRHVLPNTIGPIANAVALSLSYLFGGVVIVESIFNYPGLASLMVDAVTNRDLPLVQGCVMVFCAAYLVLVLIADLCQIVSNPRLRQR; encoded by the coding sequence CGCTGCTCACGTTGCTGATCGTCTCGGCAATCGTGTTCGGCCTCACGGGCCTGTTGCCCGGCGACGCCGCGCAGCAGGCCCTCGGCCAGGCGGCGACGCCCGAGCAGGTGGCCGCGCTGCGTCACCAGTTCGGCCTCGACCAGAGCGCGCTCACGCGTTATTTCCACTGGCTCCTGCAGGCGGTGACCGGCAACTTCGGCACGTCGGTGTCGAACAGTCAGCCGGTGAGCGCGCTGATCGCCACCCGCCTGCCGAATTCGCTCGTGCTGGCGGGGCTCACCACGCTCGTTTCGGTGCCGCTCGCGCTCGCCATCGGCATCTTCTCCGCCGTGTTCCGCGGCTCGCTGCTCGATCGCGCGCTCAACGTGCTCACGCTGTGCGCCGTGGCCGTGCCCGAATTTCTGGTTGCCACCATCGCAGTGCTGATATTCGCGGTGAAGCTGCGCTGGCTGCCTGCGCTCTCGTACCTCTCCGAGGTGGACTCGTTTGGCACGCTGTTGCGCATCTACGCGATGCCCGTCATGACGCTGTGCTGCGTGATCGTCGCGCAGATGGCGCGCATGACGCGCGCAGCCGTGCTCGACCAGCTGGGTGCGCCGTATGTGGAAATGGCGCGCTTGAAAGGCGCCTCGCCCGCTCGCATCGTGCTTCGCCACGTGCTGCCGAACACGATTGGCCCGATCGCGAATGCCGTGGCGCTGAGCCTCTCGTATCTCTTTGGCGGCGTGGTGATCGTCGAGTCGATCTTCAACTATCCGGGCCTCGCGAGCCTGATGGTCGACGCCGTGACGAACCGCGATCTGCCGCTCGTGCAGGGCTGCGTGATGGTGTTCTGCGCCGCGTATCTGGTGCTCGTGCTGATCGCGGACCTGTGTCAAATCGTATCCAACCCGAGGCTGCGTCAACGATGA
- a CDS encoding ABC transporter permease → MIRPATSHAATVLYATSESEERAAAELVKDVPGDVPTPPRSPLRRIVGRLSVLGLIGLAIVVFWLGVAFIGPLVAPYKGGAITSTEIFGSYSAAHLIGTDFLGRDMLSRVLYGTQYTVGLALAATLLASGIGTFFGLLAAVAPRWIDEVLSRLFDALISIPSKVLALVVIAAFGSSVPMLITVAALAYIPGAFRISRSLAVNLMTLEYVQVARARGEGLFYIARVEVLPNMIHPMLADFGLRFVFIVLLLSGLSFLGLGVQPPDADWGSLVRENIGGLAEGAPAVLMPAVAIATLTVGVNLLIDSLRRRSGRAHGGGK, encoded by the coding sequence ATGATCCGACCCGCCACATCCCATGCCGCGACCGTGCTCTACGCGACCAGCGAGAGCGAGGAGCGCGCCGCCGCCGAGCTCGTCAAGGACGTTCCGGGCGACGTTCCCACGCCGCCGCGCTCGCCGCTGCGCCGCATCGTCGGGCGCCTCTCCGTGCTCGGCCTGATCGGCCTTGCGATCGTCGTGTTCTGGCTCGGCGTGGCCTTCATCGGGCCGCTCGTCGCGCCGTACAAGGGCGGCGCCATCACCTCCACGGAGATCTTCGGCTCCTATAGCGCGGCGCATCTGATCGGCACCGATTTCCTGGGCCGCGACATGCTGAGCCGCGTGCTCTACGGCACGCAGTACACCGTGGGCCTCGCGCTCGCCGCAACGCTGCTCGCAAGCGGCATCGGGACATTCTTCGGACTGCTTGCGGCTGTCGCGCCGCGCTGGATCGACGAGGTGCTGAGCCGCCTGTTCGACGCGTTGATCTCCATTCCGAGCAAGGTGCTCGCGCTCGTCGTGATCGCGGCGTTCGGCTCGTCCGTGCCCATGCTCATCACGGTCGCGGCGCTTGCCTATATTCCGGGCGCGTTCCGCATCTCGCGCTCGCTCGCCGTGAACCTGATGACGCTCGAATACGTGCAGGTCGCCAGAGCGCGCGGCGAGGGGCTTTTCTACATCGCCCGTGTGGAAGTGCTGCCGAACATGATCCACCCCATGCTCGCCGACTTCGGCCTGCGCTTCGTCTTCATCGTGCTGCTGCTCTCCGGCCTGTCGTTCCTCGGACTTGGCGTGCAGCCGCCGGACGCGGACTGGGGCTCGCTCGTGCGCGAGAACATTGGCGGCCTCGCGGAAGGCGCGCCCGCCGTGCTGATGCCAGCCGTCGCCATTGCGACGCTGACCGTCGGCGTGAACCTGCTGATCGACAGCCTGCGCCGCCGCAGCGGCCGCGCGCATGGAGGCGGAAAATGA
- a CDS encoding FAD/NAD(P)-dependent oxidoreductase, with protein sequence MAARIELKVVVIGAGPAGVRAAQTLVAAGLRPVVVDEGRRDGGQIYRRQPEGFKRSYETLYGTEAGRAASLHRDFDALRPKIDYLPDTLVWNVGPKSVHLASGARYHELAFDALIVCSGATDRLMPVPGWHLAGAYSLGGAQVALKAQGCAIGARTVMMGTGPLLYLVAAQYVKAGATVSAVLDTSTLGQRVRALPDLLQVPATLRKGMALLRTLRRSGVPVHRGVTPLAIDGTPEHGVSAVRVKLANGSEQRVECDAVALGYHLRSETQIADLAGCAFVFDPAVRQWLPEIDQDGRSSVAGVYLAGDGARVRGADAAERAGCLAALAALRDAGAGSSHGALAEAARLRVELARFTRFAQGLRKAFPWPAHFAAALPDDTVVCRCEAITAGDLRRVVRETGATEANRAKAFSRVGMGRCQGRFCAHAGAEVIAAEARVPLEAVGRLRGQAPVKPLTMALSAASHDIDEMQTLAAQTQRGACCAKEFSE encoded by the coding sequence ATGGCCGCACGCATAGAACTGAAGGTGGTCGTGATCGGCGCGGGGCCCGCCGGCGTGCGCGCGGCGCAGACGCTGGTCGCGGCGGGGCTGCGCCCTGTCGTCGTGGACGAAGGGCGGCGCGATGGCGGGCAGATCTACCGCCGCCAGCCCGAAGGCTTCAAGCGCAGCTACGAAACGCTCTATGGCACCGAGGCCGGGCGTGCGGCATCGCTGCACCGCGACTTCGACGCGCTGCGCCCGAAGATCGATTACCTCCCCGACACGCTCGTATGGAACGTCGGGCCGAAGTCCGTGCATCTCGCAAGCGGCGCACGCTACCACGAGCTTGCGTTCGACGCGCTGATCGTCTGTAGCGGCGCGACTGACCGGCTCATGCCCGTGCCGGGCTGGCATCTGGCGGGCGCCTATAGCCTGGGCGGCGCGCAGGTCGCGCTGAAGGCGCAGGGCTGCGCCATCGGCGCGCGCACCGTGATGATGGGCACCGGCCCGCTGCTTTACCTCGTCGCCGCGCAGTACGTGAAAGCGGGCGCGACGGTGAGCGCCGTGCTCGATACGTCAACGTTGGGCCAGCGCGTGCGCGCGTTGCCCGATTTGCTGCAAGTGCCCGCTACGCTGCGCAAGGGCATGGCGCTGTTGCGCACGCTGCGCCGCTCGGGCGTGCCGGTGCATCGCGGCGTCACGCCGCTGGCAATCGATGGCACGCCCGAGCATGGCGTGAGCGCGGTGCGCGTGAAACTCGCAAACGGCAGCGAGCAGCGCGTGGAGTGCGATGCCGTCGCGCTCGGCTACCACCTGCGCTCCGAAACGCAAATCGCCGATCTCGCCGGATGTGCGTTCGTCTTCGATCCGGCTGTGCGGCAATGGCTGCCCGAAATCGATCAGGACGGCCGCAGCAGCGTGGCAGGCGTTTATCTCGCAGGGGACGGCGCACGCGTACGCGGCGCGGACGCCGCCGAGCGCGCGGGGTGTCTCGCGGCGCTTGCGGCACTGCGGGATGCGGGCGCGGGCTCATCGCATGGAGCACTCGCCGAGGCAGCAAGATTGCGCGTTGAACTCGCACGTTTCACGCGCTTCGCGCAAGGCTTGCGCAAGGCATTTCCGTGGCCTGCGCATTTCGCGGCGGCGCTGCCTGACGACACCGTCGTGTGCCGCTGCGAAGCCATCACGGCGGGCGACCTGCGCCGCGTGGTGCGCGAGACGGGCGCAACGGAAGCGAATCGCGCGAAAGCGTTTTCGCGCGTTGGGATGGGGCGCTGCCAGGGCCGCTTCTGCGCGCACGCGGGGGCCGAAGTCATCGCAGCCGAGGCGCGCGTGCCGCTCGAAGCCGTGGGCCGGCTGCGCGGCCAGGCGCCGGTGAAGCCGCTCACGATGGCGCTGAGCGCGGCCTCCCACGACATCGACGAAATGCAGACCCTCGCCGCGCAAACGCAGCGCGGCGCGTGCTGCGCAAAGGAGTTCAGCGAATGA
- a CDS encoding cupin domain-containing protein: MKVQQIAQSVNVQALEDWGTAGAPGSQTIRVSGMQKVIPGTESIDTGLFECTSGTYRRSVKEAEVMHILSGSGRFTPDGEATVHFRGGDTLFFAANTQGTWEVDETMRKVYVIL, from the coding sequence ATGAAAGTTCAGCAGATCGCGCAAAGCGTCAACGTGCAAGCGTTAGAGGACTGGGGCACAGCGGGCGCACCCGGCTCGCAGACGATACGCGTTTCGGGCATGCAAAAAGTGATTCCGGGCACGGAGTCCATCGATACGGGACTCTTCGAATGCACCAGCGGCACCTACCGCCGCTCGGTGAAAGAAGCGGAGGTCATGCACATCCTGAGCGGAAGCGGACGCTTCACGCCCGACGGCGAGGCAACGGTGCATTTTCGCGGCGGCGATACGCTCTTCTTCGCGGCGAACACGCAAGGCACGTGGGAAGTCGACGAAACGATGCGCAAGGTCTACGTCATTCTGTGA
- a CDS encoding ABC transporter ATP-binding protein, which produces MNMIEVTGLRVVAGAAPDPVVEIVKGVDFTVKKGEVLALIGESGSGKTTIALSLLGHARDGCAIAGGSVRIGGTDVLALDERGRRALRSRTVAYVAQSASAGFNPARTIMDQVTEPALLHKLMSAAAAREKAVSLFRALALPSPETIGARYPHQVSGGQLQRLMAAMALITDPAVVVFDEPTTALDVTTQIEVLAAFRKVVRELGTTAVYVSHDLAVVAQMADRIVVLNNGAVRENGTTLQVLEAPADDYTRALLAARRHPDPGPPAAPPAAEVPLLEVRNLIAGYGRVDANGVPAARVLEDVSLRIPRGSALGVIGESGSGKTTLARVVAGLVERARGEVLLDGVPLPATLSARTPDQYRRIQIVFQNADTALNPSRTIADILARPMCFYHGLRGARAQKRMLELLDLVKLPASIAKRQPGALSGGQKQRVNLARALAAEPALILCDEVTSALDTVVGAAILDLLAELRRELGVSYMFISHDISTVRAICDDVVVLYGGQCVEAGQRDVLEAPPYHPYTGLLVDSVPALQPGWLDARRAVAGTALPPLGASAEVRELCAFRARCPVRIDGACNLSAPAMKRLPSGAQILCHHTTAELERLQTAQAAQVAQATKAAA; this is translated from the coding sequence ATGAACATGATCGAAGTGACGGGCCTGCGCGTGGTCGCGGGCGCGGCGCCCGATCCGGTCGTCGAGATCGTCAAGGGCGTCGACTTCACGGTGAAGAAAGGTGAAGTGCTCGCGCTGATTGGCGAGTCGGGGTCGGGCAAGACCACCATCGCTCTCTCGCTGCTCGGCCATGCGCGTGACGGCTGCGCCATTGCGGGCGGCAGCGTGAGGATTGGCGGCACGGATGTGCTCGCGCTAGACGAGCGCGGCCGCCGTGCGCTGCGTTCGCGCACCGTGGCTTATGTGGCGCAGAGCGCTTCGGCGGGCTTCAATCCGGCGCGCACGATCATGGATCAGGTGACCGAGCCCGCGCTGCTGCACAAGCTGATGTCGGCCGCGGCGGCGCGCGAGAAGGCGGTGAGCCTGTTCCGCGCGCTCGCGCTGCCGTCGCCCGAAACGATTGGCGCGCGCTATCCGCATCAAGTTTCCGGTGGCCAGTTGCAGCGGCTGATGGCGGCGATGGCGCTCATCACCGATCCCGCCGTGGTCGTGTTCGACGAACCCACTACGGCGCTCGACGTGACCACGCAGATCGAAGTGCTCGCGGCGTTTCGCAAGGTCGTCCGAGAGTTGGGTACGACGGCTGTGTACGTGTCGCACGATCTCGCAGTCGTCGCGCAGATGGCCGATCGTATCGTCGTCCTGAACAATGGCGCGGTGCGGGAGAATGGCACGACGCTCCAGGTGCTCGAAGCCCCCGCCGACGACTACACGCGCGCGCTGTTGGCCGCGCGCCGTCACCCCGACCCCGGCCCTCCAGCCGCGCCGCCGGCCGCAGAAGTGCCGCTGCTCGAAGTGCGCAACCTGATCGCGGGCTATGGGCGTGTCGATGCGAACGGCGTGCCGGCAGCGCGTGTGCTGGAGGACGTGAGCCTGCGTATCCCGCGCGGCAGTGCCCTGGGCGTGATCGGCGAATCGGGCTCGGGCAAGACGACGCTCGCGCGTGTGGTGGCCGGGCTGGTTGAGCGTGCGCGCGGCGAGGTCCTGCTCGACGGCGTGCCGCTGCCCGCCACGCTGTCGGCGCGCACGCCCGACCAGTACCGCCGCATCCAGATCGTGTTCCAGAACGCCGACACCGCGCTCAACCCGAGCCGCACGATCGCCGATATCCTCGCGCGGCCTATGTGCTTCTATCACGGTCTGCGCGGCGCACGGGCGCAAAAGCGCATGCTCGAACTGCTGGACCTCGTCAAGCTGCCCGCGTCGATCGCGAAGCGTCAGCCGGGTGCTCTTTCGGGCGGCCAGAAGCAGCGCGTGAACCTGGCCCGCGCGCTCGCGGCCGAGCCCGCGCTCATTCTGTGCGACGAGGTGACGTCCGCGCTCGATACCGTAGTCGGCGCCGCGATTCTCGACTTGCTCGCCGAACTGCGGCGCGAGCTGGGTGTCTCGTACATGTTCATCAGCCACGATATCTCGACGGTGCGCGCGATTTGCGATGACGTCGTCGTGCTGTACGGCGGCCAGTGCGTCGAGGCGGGTCAGCGCGACGTGCTCGAAGCACCGCCTTATCACCCGTACACGGGCCTGCTCGTCGATTCGGTGCCGGCCTTGCAGCCGGGCTGGCTCGACGCACGCCGCGCCGTGGCGGGCACGGCGCTCCCGCCGCTCGGGGCGTCGGCGGAGGTGCGCGAGCTGTGTGCGTTCCGTGCGCGTTGCCCGGTGCGTATCGATGGCGCGTGCAATCTGTCGGCGCCCGCAATGAAGCGGCTGCCCAGCGGCGCGCAGATTCTTTGCCATCACACGACAGCGGAGCTCGAGCGCTTGCAGACCGCGCAGGCGGCACAAGTCGCGCAAGCCACCAAGGCGGCCGCATGA